The Paramormyrops kingsleyae isolate MSU_618 chromosome 20, PKINGS_0.4, whole genome shotgun sequence genome contains the following window.
ttatgggatgtgCTGAGGTGCCACCGGGGCAGGAGCAGCGTGGCCACACGGCGTGTTTATTTGCCCGGGGACTTACCTTGGCCCGCAGCTGCCCTCCTCTCTGCACTGCTCTCCAGCCTGCTATGGTGGTGGTATCCGcgctttcccagcatgcctagCGGCCCATGGCTAGGCAGTGAGGAGAGCAGACGCCGGGGGGGCGGGACCTGGAGGCCAGGAGTGCGGGGAGCCCGGGTCATGTTGGGGGCAGGGCGGGACTCTGAAACAGACAGCAAGTCCAGTTGGTGCGCCTCTCATGCGTGCTGGGGGCGTAGTCtatagggggtgggggggtgcataGGGAGTCAGATactgaaggagggggggggtcgcGAATCGAGGTGATGGATAGATGACGAGCCCAGAGCTGCTAAGTGTGACAGAGAGGAGTAACCTTCCGTGGAGGTCGCCGGGCAGCATggggggcgtgtgtgtgtgtgtgtgtgtgtgtgtgtgcgactCACCCAAGAAGCGCAGCACGCTGCTGAGGCTGCTCCTCTGCACGCTCCGCAGCTGCGCTGGCGGTGCCCCCAGTCCCTGAGAGGCCCGCGACATGTCTGCAAGGCAGAGCCACAGTGTCAGGGGGCGCCGGAGAGCACGCGCCTGCCAGCCAGAGCCGCCAGACGGCGACTGCTTCCCGAGCCCCCCCTCCATCTCTGTGGGCCTGAAtccccgacccccccccatgGGCCTGAGTTACGGCGACTGCTTCCCgagcccccccctccatctctgTGGGCCTGAatcccccccaactcccccccccccatgggccTGAATTCCCAGTTCCTGAGCCCTTCCTGACCACCATGCTCGTGCACCTGGATTCCCTAACGCTCCCGTGTGGCCCGATGCGGCTCCCTCACATCTCGCCGGCGAGCCCCTCCCCAGCCGAAAGCAAAAACCCAGGGATGGTGAGGCTCTATacgggtgggggggtgggcgtcAGATCGAGGTGATGGATAGATGATGAGCCCGAAGTGGGACAGAGACACGCAAGACGCCCCCTTGGATTTTACTGTGCCCCCCACGGAGCACATATGCCGTCTATAAAACGCCCGCTGACTTCACACACAGCCGGACAGCAGACTGATTAGTACACTAACATGCTACAGGGGCATGATCCCGAGTGTCATTTACCTTGGATTTACGCAGCTGGCGCTTCGCTCCAAAGCGGCACGTGCATTTCTGACCAGGATTTTCGCTCATGGTTAAAGCGGAGGACTTGGCTCCGCCCATTCTAGTGAATCGCACACTAATctaagtgggggggggcagcctggacTGGGGGGCAAGGGGTACTGAGGCTGCCATGGATAAagaggagggaggaggaggtgaGATTTCACGCTGGGGGGCAGAGCAGACCCAGCTCTGCGTGACGACGCCATGTACACAGGGAGACCCCGATGTCTGTGAGCAGGAGGAATGGAGGTTCGAGTGAGACGCCACGCAATGGCAGCATGAGTGGGTGGAGCCCCAGCCGGCGTGGGGGCGGAGCCTATAAGCCCCGCCTCCAGGGTGAGGAACATGAACCATGACTGAAAGACACACGAAGGACAGGAAATGACAAGGACGACAAGGAAGGAGACTTTCAGCTGTGCTTTTATTGATCTTGGGGTTCTTTTGCCCAGAGGAGGGTCACACAAAGGGCGCGGACAGTCAGGAGGGCGCCACCTCCTGGCCACCgggcaaagggggggggggggtcacacacaTTTAAGGCAGAATGTCAGCGAGGAGTGAAAAAGGGGGGAGCTAGAAGTGGGGATggagatgaatggatggtcctgTCATTTGGATACCACAGAACCTCAAAACCACACGAGGTTCCAGAATCGCACTGGGAACACCCCCGCCGCTCTGACATCACGAGGCGACACCCCGTCACAGATTGGGGTCCTGAGGCCACGGGGCGTGTCCTATCCTGCTGTCAGGGGGTGTCTGGCTCAGCAATCACAGTGCAGGGATTTCATTGAGAAGCTGGTGGATCAGGGAACAGCGGACAGGGAGCACGGCTGAGGGAGAAATCCCAGGCCATGGGGGAAACCAACTGATAATACATTTAACCAGAGCATGACGGACAGGTCCGTCCTCCAATAAGGTTCCAGGCTTCATTTTCCTATGCGGAGGAGCCCATCTCTGTTTGCTTGTTATGGAGGGACTTGGATCTGACAGTAAACCCAGCTACTTATTTGCAGCAACCTAAATGACAAAGGCCTCACCATCACACGGCTGCCTGTGCGCGTGACTCAGAGCCACGCGTGTAGCGTGACAGCAGGCAACCTCACACTTAATTACAGCATTCCATCCGGATGAGTGCAAGAGCAAAGCGCTAATGAGTGCGAttagacacacacacccccagaaAGACAGGTGACACCCATGTGCatgactgcacacacacacccctagACTGACAGGCGACATGCACgagctctctctcactctcacacacacacacacacacacatacacaggtgtgtcactgtgtctgaATCCAGTGAAGCTCACAAAATACATATTAGTGTAGATAAAATACATCATTCTACTTCTGTACAGATTGATCTAAAAAATATAGGCGttacacacacacccccccccccccccatgtcattACCGAGGGCAGACGATTGGCAAAAATAAACACTGCCACCCTGGTGTACGCTATGCAGTGCCCCCCCCGCCGCCTGCGAACCCAAAGCCCCGAAGCTGAGCCCAAACATAAAGGGTGTCATGCATGAATCCTCTGGGGTGAGgtatggtgggggggtggggggtaaaaTGAACACAAAGATAACACGGGGCAGGCATTCTTTATTGGAGTTGGGGAgggtgaggaaaaaaaatacaaaaaccaaaaatataataacaataataataataataataataataacagcaataaaaaaacataagaCACGTAGGAGGGAATGGCAGCGAGATGGGGGGGTTAGGAATTTAAAGAGCTCTTACACTCCGCCTTTATGGCGCCACAGTTAATGGGCACAAAGGGGCGGCGTGCGGCCCGGCGCAGCCTGATGATGTCACGGCACATGTGACGCGCCAACTTGGTGAGCCGTGTGGCCTGCAGCAGGAAGGCCTGCTTGGTCTTCACCGAGGACTTGGGGCTGCCCGTGTTGCGCATGGGGGCCAGGTGAGCCGACTGGCGGGGGCCGTGAGCACGGGACCGGGGCTCCTGCGGGCACAGATGGAGGTCGGGCATCAGCATATGGGCGGGCACAGGGAGCGGAAGAGGCGCGTCACGCGGCGAGTGAGGACAGGTGCCTTCCCCGGAGGTACAGGGATCGATCGCTATGTAAGAGCTCGGCGCCATGTATATTGGGCTCCAGAAGACTGCAAAGTAGGCCTCCTTTGTCCCTCTACAGTGCAGCCCCTTCGGCCGAATGGGGAGAGCGAGAGAGTGCAGGAGCGGCAGGCCACACGCACAGCGAGCGCGACTCCCGTGGGGCACAGGCACTGCACAGAACCCCTGATCACAGGCTGATACGACACAGGCACTGCACAGAACCCCTGATCACAGGCTGATACGACACAGGCACTGCACAGAACCCCTGATCACAGGCTGATATGACACAGACACTGCACAGAACCCCTGATCACAGGCTGATACGACACAGGCACTGCACAGAACCCCTGATCACAGGCTGATACGACACAGGCACTGCACAGAACCCCTGATCACAGGCTGATACGACACAGGCACTGCACAGAACAACTGATCACAGGCTGATACAACACAGGCGCGTTCCGGAGCGAAGCACGCGGGCATTTCGAAGCAGGACCCGACAGAGCCGAGCAGGAGGACCGCTGGCAGGAGGAGCCAGGGGGGGCCGCAGTGATGCAGCAGCAGGGTCACAGCACCCCCCGGGCATTCACACACTCCAAACCCCACATCACATTTCATCTTGGCTAGAGCCCCGCTGGTGTGGAGGTGCAGCTCTGTGGGGGGGCTGAAATCAATAGAGCTTGTCATAATAAAGTAAATGGTGGCACAAATTGAGTTGTGTTTTAATATGGCAAAAATGCACCTGATGTCAGTCAGACGCTGGcaggggcggtggggggggggtactcacattgggggaggggctggacgGGGCCTTCTCCTCTCCATCTGCTCGGCTGGGCATCTTCAGCCCCCCGTACTTCTTCCAGTACATCCAACAGGATACGCAGAGCCGGCACTGCATGTTGGGGGGGCCCCACGAGTACCACTGCGCCGACTGCATGGCTGCATGGGGGGGCGGGCGGGCAGAGTGAGCTGCCAGATCACGTGACTCAAAATGGACATGAAATGATTCCATGGAAGGTGGAGGGTTTGAGGGCAACATGCCGGAAGCAGCACTGGATCTCCATGTTGATGCTGTTTTCATTCCATTAGCAAAAATCAGACGCCACAGGTGGCTGTTATAAGAAGCTTATTAAGGCGGCAAGATGGCCGGCACCCCCCCAGCAAAATGAGGCTCACCACCAGCCCTGGGCAGGCACGGGCTGTAACATAGGCCCCCATCATACACCGAGCTCCACAGCGCCACCCAGTGGTACGGAACAACGATTAGTTAGATTGACAAACTGGTGGTGACTACCAGCACAGTCACTCACAAAGCAGACATAAAGCAGGTCTGGGTGCTTCCTCAGTCCATCCAGCGCACTAAAGACACCGACAGGACAGGAATCCTCAGGGCTGCACCATAGCAGCCCAGACTAAGGACCACTGAACACAGTTGCCCTCACTTCCAGTGCTTCCCAGCGTACTCACAGTAGCAGCTCTCGCAAGCTCGCCCTCCGCTGGTCGCCTGGTGCCCCGGCAGTCCGGCAGCACCGTTCACCGCGCTCATCTTGCCATTACTGACGGAGATCTGGTTGGGGTTGGGCTTGTTGCTACAGGGCAGAAAGAGGGAAGGCAGCACAGGGAGAGACACAGAAGGACATTGGGCTGAAGAGCAGCTATAGGGCAAGTTCTCAGAGCAGTAAACAGGCACAgggttttaaataaataatttgtctGCAATCCATTCAGCCACACGATTTCAGTCCTTTAACAACTTCCACATCAATGACATCACGGCCTCCACCATATCCAGGGGACGGACCCTCTAACTCCGCAGCACAAGACATATAGTTTGGGAAGTTCAGACTATTTAGAGTCTTGCAGAGAGAGTGAAAAGGGGGGTTTCAATGCTTTTAATGGCCACATGAAAAAAATCTCATGAAAAGAATGAGTTACAGAGAAGGTAGTGCAAATACGTCCCATTTTCTGTAAGGGGGACTGACTTTCACATACAATCGCATGGTTTCTGGGCTGGCTAATCGTTATAATGGCCGTTTTGTGTTTTCTACATAACAAGAATGGAAATACTGTACATACTGAGGGCCCAGCAGGGCACAAACACGACACATGTGTCACACGTGACTCATCCAAGGCGAGAATATTAACCACCCGACAAACATTCAGGACAACAATGCAGAAAAGAATAGACAGACGAACACAcaaagacaggcagagagagagacagagagacaggtacagagagagacaccaaggacacaggcagagagacaggcaggcagacagagagacaggtacagagagagacaccaaggacacaggcagagagactggcaggcagacagagagacaggtacagagagagacaccaaggacacagacagagagacaggtacagagagagacaccaaggacacaggcagagagacaggcaggcaggcagagagacaggtacagagagagacaccaaggacacaggcagagagactggcaggcaggcagagagacaagtacagagagagagacaccaaggacacaggcagagagacaggcaggcagagagacaggtacagagagagacaccaaggacacaggcagagagacaggtacagagagagacaccaaggacacaggcagagagacaggcaggcaggcagagagacaagtacagagagagagacaccaaggacacaggcagagagacaggcaggcagagagacaggtacagagagagacaccaaggacacaggcagagagacaggcaggcaggcagagagacaggtacagagagagacaccaaggacacaggcagagagacaggcaggcagacagagagacaggtacagagagagacaccaaagacacaggcagagagacaggcaggcaggcagagagacaggtacagagagagacaccaaggacacaggcagagagacaggcaggcagacagagagacaggtacagagagagacaccaaggacacaggcagagagacaggcaggcagacagagagacaggtacagagagagagacaccaaggacacaggcagagagacaggcaggcagagagacaggtacagagagagacaccaaggacacaggcagagagacaggtacagagagagacaccagtgacacaggcagagaggcagacagggaGGGGCAGGCAGGCACACTTACTAGGTAGGGATGTACACTTGCTTCAGTTTGCTCTCAGCCTCCGCTGCCTTCAGCCGTTTCTAACGAACACAGAACAGCATTAAGCGTTTCACTAGCTGCCCCATCCAGCCCAACAGAAACAGCGCCCTCTATAGGTGCATCTAACATAGTGTCCTGTGGTGTCCAGGCGTGACATGACGTGATCCCCGTCCACCCCATCCAACCCcgtcccctcccccacccccgttGTGCGGCCCTCACCTGCTGCACGTATCGGTCCGTCGTCTTCCACATGTAGTAATACTCAATGATGCTGGTCAGCGACTTCCAGGGCAGCTGCAGTGAGAGGGCAGGGCGGTGACTCATGGGCCGAGCAGGGGGCCTCACTACAGAGCCACCACATAGCAAAGAGGCACTAGAGCGCCGCCCCTCTGGACACTCCCGTTACAGAGAGCACACTCAAGACAGATCAGTCACCAAGACCATAGAACCTACTCCTATCCTAGCAACATGGGGGGGGAGTCCACCCCGGAGCACCCCGACTCACAAAGTCCTGCCGGATGTCACTGAAGTCCTTGCCGTACTTCTCGAGCGCCTCCTCGAAGAGGCCAGCCTCCGAAGCGCTCCATTCCTCCATCTCATCGCGGCAGAGCACAGGGCCGCCCTGCGGCACCAACACGCTGATGGCCCCAGACAGGCTGTAGCCGTGCCGGTGTAGCGTGTCCATGGCGTGGAACTGTCCCGAGAGACATGAAGAGGCAGCACGCGTCACAAATGGCTTTCCCAGCCCGAGGGCCGCCAATCAGAAAGGAGGGGGCGGGCTCACCAGGGTGATGTCGCGGGAGGCGGCAGCGGCACTCATGTGCAGGCTGGGCTGCCGGACAGAGCTGCTGCAGTCCAGGGCACGGGCAAAGGTGCCCACCgcactgtggggggagggggtgacagGGTGGGAGGGTCACGTGATGCCCCGAAGGAGCCAGACGGTCGACCTGCGCCGGCGATCATGACCATCAccgtcatcatcaccatcaccgtcatcatcatcatcagtcaTCATcaccgtcatcatcatcatcatcaccatcactgTCATCAGTCATCATCACCGTCATCACCACCACTACTGTCATCAGTCATCATCACCGTCATCACCACCACTACTGTCATCAGTCATCATCACCGTCGTCACCATcaccgtcatcatcatcatcagtcaTCATcaccgtcatcatcatcatcatcaccatcactgTCATCAGTCATCATCACCGTCATCACCACCACTACTGTCATCAGTCATCATCACCGTCGTCACCATcaccgtcatcatcatcatcagtcaTCATcaccgtcatcatcatcatcatcaccatcactgTCATCAGTCATCATCACCGTCATCACCACCACTACTGTCATCAGTCATCATCACCGCCATCATCACCACTACTGTCATCAGTCATCATCACCATCGTCACCACCACTGTCATCATCACCACTACTGTCATCAGTCATCATCACCGTCGTCACCACCACTGTCATCATCACCACTACTGTCATCAGTCATCATCACCGTCGTCACCACCACTGTCATCATCACCACTACTGTCATCAGTCATCATCACCACCAGTCAACacagtcatcatcatcagtcACAACCAccttcatcaccatcatcataagAATCAGTCAACATCACAACCTTCTTCAGTCATTACCGTTATCGTAACCACCTTCCTCACCAACATCATAACCAGTAGTCACCATCACCAGTTGTCATCACAACCTTCATCAGTCGTCATCACCAGTCATCACGACCATCACAGTCATTACAACCATCTTCATCACCACCACAGCCATCACAACCACCTTCCTAATCATCACTGTCATCatcgtcgtcatcatcatcatcatcaaatcCAGTCAGTTTTCATCATCATAAATACCTTCATCATCAACCTCATAGCCATCACAACCAACTTCACCATCATCACAGTCACattcattatcatcatcatcatcacaagAATTGTCAGCAGGCGTGTTTAAACTGAAAGGAGaaacccctccctccctcacagagCCAAACCCGGCCCCCAGGGATAGATCCAGCACGTCAGAAATGAATCGCCTTTGCATGTCAGGTAATGGAGCAGAAGCGAGCGTCAGCCATACCGAGCAACAACCAGGAACTGGTCGATCTGCTTGTTGGTCAGCGGGCACTGGGGGTCCCACATTTTCACCTCCAGTTTGGACTGATCCCGGTCGTCTGGCTCGCCTGCCGGGGAcaggaggatgggggggggggggggagagtgagCTGACCGCTTCACCGCCACATGCAGCCATTACTGCTGGAGTAATGGGCAGTACCATAAAaggagcatgggggggggagtcGTACATCCTCCTTATAAAGAATAAACAGCATCACTGATGGACTGAGGGAAATGCTAGTCTGTGTTATGGCACAAAGAGGAGGGTAAGTGAGGACAAAGCCCCAAGAGGCCCTCGGCACCACTGGTGGGGGTCACTGATTATTCACAGTTTATGGCGACAGATGTGACAG
Protein-coding sequences here:
- the mta3 gene encoding metastasis-associated protein MTA3 isoform X1; translated protein: MAANMYRVGDYVFFENSSSNPYLIRRIEELNKTASGNVEAKVVCFYRRRDISHSLIQLADKHASGWCVCGDGGGVSPHVSDPRFPCPEDLEEEKASSSDPELSDKQKHQLRHRELFLSRQYESLPATHIRGKCSVALLNETESVLSYLDREDSFFYSLVYDPTQKTLLADKGEIRVGPRFQADVPDMLQDGEPDDRDQSKLEVKMWDPQCPLTNKQIDQFLVVARAVGTFARALDCSSSVRQPSLHMSAAAASRDITLFHAMDTLHRHGYSLSGAISVLVPQGGPVLCRDEMEEWSASEAGLFEEALEKYGKDFSDIRQDFLPWKSLTSIIEYYYMWKTTDRYVQQKRLKAAEAESKLKQVYIPTYNKPNPNQISVSNGKMSAVNGAAGLPGHQATSGGRACESCYSMQSAQWYSWGPPNMQCRLCVSCWMYWKKYGGLKMPSRADGEEKAPSSPSPNEPRSRAHGPRQSAHLAPMRNTGSPKSSVKTKQAFLLQATRLTKLARHMCRDIIRLRRAARRPFVPINCGAIKAEYMSRASQGLGAPPAQLRSVQRSSLSSVLRFLESRPAPNMTRAPRTPGLQVPPPRRLLSSLPSHGPLGMLGKRGYHHHSRLESSAERRAAAGQENSSHTVGSLLHNGSSSGNVLRKRRPNWIDAPDDSFFLVSWETRKARKLLSRSQLRRACRQPCEQISLRRVPPAPHQPPPHLSLRNRGPIVIHD
- the mta3 gene encoding metastasis-associated protein MTA3 isoform X2, yielding MAANMYRVGDYVFFENSSSNPYLIRRIEELNKTASGNVEAKVVCFYRRRDISHSLIQLADKHAKDLEEEKASSSDPELSDKQKHQLRHRELFLSRQYESLPATHIRGKCSVALLNETESVLSYLDREDSFFYSLVYDPTQKTLLADKGEIRVGPRFQADVPDMLQDGEPDDRDQSKLEVKMWDPQCPLTNKQIDQFLVVARAVGTFARALDCSSSVRQPSLHMSAAAASRDITLFHAMDTLHRHGYSLSGAISVLVPQGGPVLCRDEMEEWSASEAGLFEEALEKYGKDFSDIRQDFLPWKSLTSIIEYYYMWKTTDRYVQQKRLKAAEAESKLKQVYIPTYNKPNPNQISVSNGKMSAVNGAAGLPGHQATSGGRACESCYSMQSAQWYSWGPPNMQCRLCVSCWMYWKKYGGLKMPSRADGEEKAPSSPSPNEPRSRAHGPRQSAHLAPMRNTGSPKSSVKTKQAFLLQATRLTKLARHMCRDIIRLRRAARRPFVPINCGAIKAEYMSRASQGLGAPPAQLRSVQRSSLSSVLRFLESRPAPNMTRAPRTPGLQVPPPRRLLSSLPSHGPLGMLGKRGYHHHSRLESSAERRAAAGQENSSHTVGSLLHNGSSSGNVLRKRRPNWIDAPDDSFFLVSWETRKARKLLSRSQLRRACRQPCEQISLRRVPPAPHQPPPHLSLRNRGPIVIHD